One Lysinibacillus fusiformis genomic window carries:
- a CDS encoding RluA family pseudouridine synthase: MNRSLQMNNIDARYTLSFTAEKDGQLLREALSEWRISKRALTAIKFEGGLLTVNSVERNVRHPLQIGDRVEVKFPLEEKSEGLVVEYGELTIVYEDEAILVLDKPAHQSTIPSREHPTKSIANNVCGYFAQQGLASTVHIVTRLDRDTSGLLCVAKHAHIHHLTGLAQRGGEVSREYEAIVHGHVIEDCQSIVAPIGRKDTSIIEREVREDGQFAHTDVSVKRRFYRQEEPMTHICLKLHTGRTHQIRVHMAHLGHPLVGDELYGGTRKLIDRQALHCVSLSMKHPLTSEVLHFTSPLNEDMQQLITNS, translated from the coding sequence ATGAATCGTTCGTTGCAAATGAATAATATAGATGCACGGTATACATTGAGTTTTACAGCAGAGAAGGATGGCCAGCTTTTACGTGAAGCATTAAGCGAATGGCGTATTTCTAAACGAGCATTGACAGCGATTAAGTTTGAAGGGGGCTTACTGACAGTGAATAGTGTCGAACGTAATGTGCGACACCCTCTTCAAATCGGAGATCGAGTAGAAGTGAAATTCCCACTTGAAGAAAAAAGTGAAGGTCTTGTTGTTGAGTATGGTGAGCTTACAATTGTTTATGAAGATGAAGCGATTTTAGTGCTCGATAAGCCAGCACATCAAAGTACGATTCCTTCACGTGAGCATCCAACAAAAAGCATCGCAAATAATGTTTGTGGTTACTTTGCGCAACAAGGACTAGCATCGACAGTTCATATTGTGACGAGGCTTGATCGTGATACGTCAGGCCTGCTATGCGTTGCCAAGCACGCACATATTCATCATTTAACAGGACTTGCACAACGCGGTGGAGAAGTGTCGCGCGAATACGAAGCCATTGTCCATGGACATGTAATAGAGGATTGTCAGTCCATTGTTGCCCCAATTGGTCGTAAAGATACAAGTATTATAGAGCGTGAGGTACGTGAAGATGGTCAGTTTGCGCATACGGACGTTTCCGTGAAACGCCGTTTTTATAGACAAGAGGAGCCAATGACACATATATGCTTAAAGCTTCATACCGGACGAACGCATCAAATTCGTGTACATATGGCTCATCTTGGTCATCCACTTGTGGGGGATGAATTATATGGCGGAACACGAAAACTGATAGATCGTCAGGCATTGCATTGTGTTTCATTGTCTATGAAACACCCATTAACTAGTGAGGTTTTGCATTTTACGAGTCCTTTAAATGAAGACATGCAACAATTAATCACGAATAGCTAG